A window of the Vicia villosa cultivar HV-30 ecotype Madison, WI unplaced genomic scaffold, Vvil1.0 ctg.001440F_1_1, whole genome shotgun sequence genome harbors these coding sequences:
- the LOC131635170 gene encoding uncharacterized protein LOC131635170: MEDQPQGTLQNVLEQESLKWVFVGGRGGVGKTTCWKNYMQFYPLYPSRFCSLFRSHLNGPCSQSQRCLLFNYASRKPLLWLMVYPMYMQQFGSILCSLNPGAIPGIDEAMNFAEMLKEIIVY; this comes from the exons ATGGAAGATCAACCGCAAGGAACGTTACAAAACGTTCTAGAACAAGAATCTCTCAAGTGGGTTTTCGTTGGTGGCAGAGGTGGTGTTGGAAAAACCACATGTTGGAAAAACTACATGCAGTTCTATCCTCTTTATCCTTCTCGCTTCTGTTCGCTCTTCCGTTCTCATCTCAACGGACCCTGCTCACAATCTCAGCGATGTTTACTTTTTAACTATGCTTCACGAAAACCCCTACTTTGGTTAATGGTTTATCCAATGTATATGCAACAGTTC GGATCAATACTTTGTTCTCTGAATCCTGGTGCAATTCCTGGAATTGATGAGGCTATGAACTTTGCTGAGATGTTGAAGGAGATTATTGTTTATTGA
- the LOC131635166 gene encoding uncharacterized protein LOC131635166, with the protein MASKFISTSFVIVSLLISLALPPTLGGIECENLSTETCSFAVSSSSKRCVLEKHVKRSGEEAYTCKTSEIEADKLKDHIESDQCIKACDLDRKSLGISSDSLLESRFTEKLCSPQCYKSCPNIVDLYFNLAAGEGVFLPKLCEVKGGSNARRGMAELKSSGYVAPGPVHPVELVASAPQPIGYVELADEPVVAPAYPPY; encoded by the exons ATGGCCTCTAAATTTATCTCAACAAGTTTTGTTATAGTCTCCCTTCTAATATCTCTAGCCCTACCACCCACTCTTG GAGGAATAGAATGTGAGAATCTAAGCACAGAAACATGTTCATTTGCGGTTTCATCTAGCAGCAAAAGGTGTGTCCTCGAGAAACATGTGAAAAGGTCAGGAGAAGAAGCATACACATGTAAAACATCGGAGATAGAAGCTGATAAACTAAAAGATCACATCGAAAGCGACCAATGTATAAAAGCCTGTGATTTAGACAGAAAATCACTTGGAATTTCATCAGACTCACTTCTGGAATCTCGTTTCACAGAGAAGCTATGCTCTCCACAGTGTTACAAGAGTTGTCCAAATATTGTTGATCTTTACTTCAATCTTGCAGCTGGTGAAGGTGTGTTTCTTCCTAAGTTGTGTGAGGTGAAAGGTGGATCAAATGCTCGTCGTGGAATGGCGGAATTGAAAAGCTCTGGCTATGTGGCACCAGGACCTGTGCATCCAGTGGAGTTGGTTGCTTCAGCTCCACAGCCAATTGGGTATGTGGAGTTGGCAGATGAACCTGTGGTTGCTCCAGCATACCCACCATACTAA
- the LOC131635164 gene encoding uncharacterized protein LOC131635164, with protein MASKFISTSFVIVSLLISLALPATLGGIECENLSTETCSFAVSSNSKRCVLEKHVKRSGEEAYTCKTSEIEADKLKDHIESDRCIKDCDLDRKSLGISSDSLLESRFTEKLCSPQCYKSCPNIVDLYFNLAAGEGVFLPKLCEVKGGSNARRGMAELKSSGYVAPGPVHPVEFVASAPQPIGYVELADEPVVAPAYPPY; from the exons ATGGCCTCTAAATTTATCTCAACAAGTTTTGTTATAGTCTCCCTTCTAATATCTCTAGCCCTACCAGCCACTCTTG GAGGAATAGAATGTGAGAATCTAAGCACAGAAACATGTTCATTTGCTGTTTCATCTAACAGCAAAAGGTGTGTCCTCGAGAAACATGTGAAAAGGTCAGGAGAAGAAGCATACACATGTAAAACATCGGAGATAGAAGCTGATAAACTAAAAGATCACATCGAAAGTGACCGATGTATAAAAGATTGTGATTTGGACAGAAAGTCACTTGGAATTTCATCAGACTCACTTCTGGAATCTCGTTTCACAGAGAAGCTATGTTCTCCACAGTGTTACAAGAGTTGTCCAAATATTGTCGATCTTTACTTCAATCTTGCAGCTGGTGAAGGTGTGTTTCTTCCTAAGTTGTGTGAGGTGAAAGGTGGATCAAATGCTCGTCGAGGAATGGCGGAATTGAAAAGCTCTGGCTATGTGGCACCGGGACCTGTGCATCCAGTGGAGTTTGTAGCTTCAGCTCCACAGCCAATAGGGTATGTGGAGTTGGCAGATGAACCTGTGGTTGCTCCAGCATACCCACCATACTAA